GGCGCGCCGTACGCGCAGCCCGCCGAAATGGCCGAGCGCATTGTTGCGGCGGCCGCGGGCACCGGCATCGGCCTGACCCTGTTGCCGGTGTTCTACGCGCACTCGGATTTCGGTGGGGTGCCACCGAACCCTGCGCAGCGGCGGCTGATCCACGATATCGACGGCTTTGCCCGGCTGTTGTCGGACTGCGCGCGCAGCCTGGCCGCACTGCCGGACGCGGTGCTCGGGCTGGCGCCGCACAGCCTGCGCGCGGTAACGCCCACGCAGCTCGCCGCGCTGGTGCCGCTGGTGGATGGCCCCATCCACATCCATATCGCCGAACAACAGCGCGAGGTGGAGGCCTGCCTGGCCTGGTCGGGGCAGCGCCCGGTGCAGTGGCTGTACGCCAATGCGCCAGTGGATGCGCGCTGGTGCCTGGTGCACGCCACGCATGTGGAGGCGGGGGAGCTCGACGCAATCGTCAAGAGTGGCGCGGTGGTCGGCCTGTGCCCGATCACCGAGGCCAATCTCGGCGACGGCCTGTTCCCGATGCAGGCATTCGCCAGCCGCGGCGGGCGCTTCGGTGTGGGCTCGGATTCGAATGTCTTGATCGATGCGGCCGAAGAACTGCGCCTGCTCGAATACGGCCAGCGCCTGCAGCTGCGCGCGCGCAATGTGCTGGCGCCCGCCGACACCTCCAGTGGCCGCTGGTTGTACAGCAGCGCACTGGCCGGCGCGGCGCAGGCGCTGGGGAGCGGGCAGCCCGGGATCTGCGTCGGTGCATCGGCCGACTTGCTGGAGCTGGACCACACTCATCCGGCGCTGCTGGCACGCACGGACGATGCGTTGCTCGACAGCTGGCTGTTCGCCGCACGCGCCGGCGCAGTGCGGCATGTCTGGCGTGCCGGGCAGTGGGTGGTGCGCGATGGCCGCCACGTGGCGCGCGAGCGTGTCGCCGCACGCTTTGCCGCCGTCATGCAAACGCTGTTGCACGGGTGATCGGCGCGATGTGCGAAGCGGGCACAATGCAGGTCTCACCGGAGACCCTGTCGTGACCACCGCCACCCCCGCCACACCCGGAACCTTGCATCAGCGGATCCGGCAGGACCTGGAGCAACGCATCCACAGTGGCGACTGGCCGCCCGGGCACCGCGTGCCGCCCGAGCATGAATTGATGGCGCAGTACGGTTGCTCGCGCATGACCGTCAACAAGGTGCTCGGCCTGCTGGCCGACGCCGGCATGATCGAGCGCCGCCGCCGCACTGGTTCGTTCGTCGCGCGGCCGCATCCGCATCTGGAGCAGGTGGCGCTGTCGATCCCGGATATCGAAGTGGAGATGACCACGCGCGGCCATGTCTATCAGTTTCAGTTGCTGTCGCGGCGCGTGCGCGCGGTGCGGCAGCGCGTGCCGCAGGAGCGTGCGCTGGGCAGCCGCGGCAAATTGCTGGCACTGGAAAGCGTGCATTTGGCCGATGGCAGTCCGTTCGCCCTGGAGCAACGCGTCATCGACATCACCACCGTGCCCGAGGCGCTGGCGCAGCCATTCGACACCATCGCGCCCGGCAGCTGGCTATTGCGCAACGTGCCCTGGACTCGTGCCGAGCACCGCATCAGCGCGATCAGTGCCGATCCTGCCCAGGCCAGGTGCCTGCAGGTTGCCGATGGCGCGGCCTGCCTGGTCATCGACCGGCACACCTGGCGCGGCGACCAGCCGGTCACCTATGTGCGGCAGCTGTTCCTGGGCGGGTCTTACGATCTGATTGCACGCTTCGCGCCTGGCATGCGCTGAAGCGATTGCACTGCCTGCGCACGTCGAGCTTGCGCGCGCATGCGGCCGGTGGCGGCAGGGTGCGTACTGGGTAAATCGACGGGTTGGATGAAGTGACGGGCAAGGCGAGCGGTGGGCGAGGTGGTCGCGGCTGGCGGGTGTCGCGCAGAACGCACCGCCCGCACGCATCAGTCCGCGCGACTCAAATCGTCGTGCATTGCCGCCAGCGCACCGGCTCGGCGACACCGGCGCGCGGATTGAGCTGCACCCGCACCGTGCGCAGGTAGGGGTAACGCTCCAGTTCGCGGCAAATCAGCGGCCAGGCGGTCGCATCGTCCACGGTGCGGTCCACCGCCAGCGTCAACTGCGTCAGCCAGATTCCGCGCACCAGTCCCGGCGTCTGCGCCAATGCCTTGGAGACTTCGCGCTGGTAGCCCTGCAACGTGGCGAGGTCTGGCTCGTCGCCGGCGGCGACCGGCGTTGCCGCTGGAGTCGACGTCGCTGCCTGTGCGGCCGATGCCGGAGCCGGCGCAACAGCCGGTGGAGCAGCCGATGCTGCACCTGGTGCGGGACTCAGCGGTGCTGACGTGCGCGGTAGTGGTTGGGCGGGCGGCACCTCAGCCGGCTGCAAAGCCACTGCCATCACCACGCCCAGCGTTGCCGCCGCTGCGCCGGCAATCACGGTGTGGCGGATCGCCCGGCGCCTGGCCGCACCGACCACGCCGGTTTCGATATCGCCGGGCAGGTAGGGCTTGAGCAGCGGCCACAGCCGCGCGCCATCCAGCACCTCGATGGACTGCTTGTCGGCCGCGGCCATGCCTTCACGTTCCATGCGGCCTTCGGTGACCATCACCCCGCCATTGGCACCAGCCAGGCGGGCCATCGCACCCAGCTCGTTCACCGCAGCCACGCCGATGCGATACCCACGGCCATGTTTGCAGGCCACCAGACGGGTGCCGTGCTCGGTCTGCATCATGAAATCGGCGGTGGGCAGGCCGTCCTGCGGCAGCTGGGTGGGTTGCCAGCCGCGCTGGTCCTGCAGCACCCGCAGCACCACGGCGGAAAAGTCGCGCCAATGCATCGCGGCCAGCGCGCGTACGCCTTCGGTCAGTTCGTTGGCGCGTCGGCGCACCAACCAGAGATAGCCACTCACCGCCAACCAGGGCAGGAGTGCAGCCACAAGCGCCAACATCCAATGGGACATGAGTATCTAGCGAAGCAATGGCGCGTCTAACGAAGCAGTGCGCTTAGAAGAATCCTTCGCGGCAGATTCGTCAATGGATCACGGTCGGTGAATGCACGAGCCGTGACCCAGGCAGCGAAAGACCCGCCAGTCCGAAGCCGTGAGGGGAGGGGAGCAAACGGACTTCGTGTTGCAGGACTGGCGGGTCTTCCCGATTGTCTAAAAAACCATGCTGCTTTGCAACAATCCAGTTATGCAGGGTTTATTCGCCGTCAAAGGCCGCATTGTGCGTAGCTGCGGGACCACTGCCCGGCGTTGCGGTGCCAGGCGCAGTGTCGCTGCTGGCCGCCTGTGCGGCCTGGTTGGCGGTGCGGTTGGCCCGCTTGGTCGCAGCCGTGTTCGCGCGCACCTGTGCCTTGAGCGACTCCACCTCGCGACGCAGGTTTTCCAGCTCGTCCTGCTCGGGGATGTTGAGGGTGCGCAGCACGCCCTTGACGCGTTCATCGAACGCCTTGCCCAGCCGGTCCCAGCCACGCACCGCGGTATCGCGCGCCTGCTCGAACTGGGTTTCCACTTCCTCGCGCAATTCGTCTGCGCTGGCCGCTGCCTTGCGCTGGCCGCTGCGTTCGTACGCGGCGCCTTCGCGTACCAGCGAGTCGAATAGTTTGCTGCCTTCGCTCTGCACACGGCCCAAGGCGCCGAGCCCGGCCAGCCAGACGGTCTGCGCCGATTCGCCGAGCCGGCGCGACACCTGTTCGGCCTGCGCCTGGAACCCATGGGCCGCGTTGCCGCGGTTGCCGTTCTGATCGTATCCGGTCGTCATGCGATGCTCCTGTCGGTTGCGGACTGACGTTGCCTCACCCTAGTGCCGGTCCTGCATCGGCCAGGTGAAGCGTCCATCAAGCATCCGCCCGCAGGCTGTGGCGCAGGTGACTTGCGGCTGAAGCCTGGGGCTGGATCAGGCCAGCTTTTCAGCCA
The nucleotide sequence above comes from Xanthomonas campestris pv. campestris str. ATCC 33913. Encoded proteins:
- the hutC gene encoding histidine utilization repressor yields the protein MTTATPATPGTLHQRIRQDLEQRIHSGDWPPGHRVPPEHELMAQYGCSRMTVNKVLGLLADAGMIERRRRTGSFVARPHPHLEQVALSIPDIEVEMTTRGHVYQFQLLSRRVRAVRQRVPQERALGSRGKLLALESVHLADGSPFALEQRVIDITTVPEALAQPFDTIAPGSWLLRNVPWTRAEHRISAISADPAQARCLQVADGAACLVIDRHTWRGDQPVTYVRQLFLGGSYDLIARFAPGMR
- a CDS encoding phasin family protein; translation: MTTGYDQNGNRGNAAHGFQAQAEQVSRRLGESAQTVWLAGLGALGRVQSEGSKLFDSLVREGAAYERSGQRKAAASADELREEVETQFEQARDTAVRGWDRLGKAFDERVKGVLRTLNIPEQDELENLRREVESLKAQVRANTAATKRANRTANQAAQAASSDTAPGTATPGSGPAATHNAAFDGE
- a CDS encoding formimidoylglutamate deiminase gives rise to the protein MADQAVQAVWAARALLPDGWASDVRITVAYGRIAAVQTEAMPAATDTRAEVLLPGLGNLHSHAFQRGMAGLTEVGGRSGDSFWSWRELMYRFVDRLDPDSLQAIAEQAYVEMLEAGFTRVGEFHYLHHSVSGAPYAQPAEMAERIVAAAAGTGIGLTLLPVFYAHSDFGGVPPNPAQRRLIHDIDGFARLLSDCARSLAALPDAVLGLAPHSLRAVTPTQLAALVPLVDGPIHIHIAEQQREVEACLAWSGQRPVQWLYANAPVDARWCLVHATHVEAGELDAIVKSGAVVGLCPITEANLGDGLFPMQAFASRGGRFGVGSDSNVLIDAAEELRLLEYGQRLQLRARNVLAPADTSSGRWLYSSALAGAAQALGSGQPGICVGASADLLELDHTHPALLARTDDALLDSWLFAARAGAVRHVWRAGQWVVRDGRHVARERVAARFAAVMQTLLHG
- a CDS encoding restriction endonuclease; protein product: MSHWMLALVAALLPWLAVSGYLWLVRRRANELTEGVRALAAMHWRDFSAVVLRVLQDQRGWQPTQLPQDGLPTADFMMQTEHGTRLVACKHGRGYRIGVAAVNELGAMARLAGANGGVMVTEGRMEREGMAAADKQSIEVLDGARLWPLLKPYLPGDIETGVVGAARRRAIRHTVIAGAAAATLGVVMAVALQPAEVPPAQPLPRTSAPLSPAPGAASAAPPAVAPAPASAAQAATSTPAATPVAAGDEPDLATLQGYQREVSKALAQTPGLVRGIWLTQLTLAVDRTVDDATAWPLICRELERYPYLRTVRVQLNPRAGVAEPVRWRQCTTI